The following are encoded together in the Methylorubrum sp. B1-46 genome:
- a CDS encoding PLP-dependent aminotransferase family protein: protein MTDEIGGRTAAVMAAIRDKLATQALAPGEKLPSIRRFAATMGVSPSTVVEAYDRLAAEGLIRARPGSGFFVSGAVSPLALSETEPRRDRAIDPLWVSRQSLDAGPDMLKPGCGWLPAEWMPNAAIRRAVRGLAQQAGEGVLTDYGAARGALTLRRHLVRRLAGEGIDLGADQVLLTASGTQAIDLIGRFLLRPGDTVIVDDPCYFNFQALLRVHAVRIVGVPYTPTGPDLTAFAAALAEHRPRLYVTNSALHNPTGATLTPQTAHRLLTLAAAHDLTIVEDDIFADLEPEPSPRLAALDGLARVIRVGSFSKTLSASIRCGYVAARPDWIEALVDLQVATSFGGPSPVAAEVIAGTLTDGSYRKHLEALRRRLSRTRREAAARLEPLGIAPWIVPRGGFTLWCRLPEGQDAGALARAGLAEGLVLAPGNVFSVAQTAGGFMRFNVAQMTDPRVYEGLARAMAKARADKARADPVSG from the coding sequence ATGACGGATGAGATCGGAGGCCGTACGGCGGCAGTGATGGCGGCGATCCGCGACAAGCTCGCCACCCAGGCGCTGGCTCCGGGCGAAAAGCTGCCCTCGATCCGCCGGTTCGCGGCGACCATGGGCGTCTCGCCCTCGACCGTGGTCGAGGCCTATGACCGGCTGGCGGCGGAGGGGCTGATCCGGGCCCGGCCGGGTTCGGGTTTTTTCGTCTCGGGCGCGGTCTCGCCGCTGGCGCTGAGCGAGACGGAGCCGCGGCGTGACCGGGCGATCGATCCGCTCTGGGTCTCGCGCCAATCGCTCGATGCCGGGCCGGACATGCTCAAGCCGGGCTGCGGCTGGCTCCCGGCGGAATGGATGCCGAATGCAGCGATCCGCCGGGCCGTGCGCGGTCTCGCGCAGCAGGCCGGGGAAGGGGTGCTGACCGATTACGGCGCCGCCCGCGGTGCGCTCACCCTGCGCCGTCACCTCGTGCGCCGGCTCGCGGGGGAGGGGATCGACCTGGGCGCGGACCAAGTGCTGCTCACGGCCTCGGGCACGCAGGCCATCGACCTGATCGGCCGCTTCCTGCTGCGGCCCGGCGACACCGTGATCGTGGACGATCCCTGCTACTTCAACTTCCAGGCCTTGCTGCGCGTGCACGCGGTGCGGATCGTCGGCGTGCCCTACACGCCGACGGGGCCCGACCTCACGGCCTTCGCCGCGGCGCTGGCCGAGCATCGCCCGCGCCTCTACGTCACCAATTCCGCGCTCCACAACCCGACCGGCGCGACGCTCACGCCGCAAACCGCCCACCGGCTGCTGACGCTCGCGGCGGCGCACGACCTCACCATCGTCGAGGACGACATCTTCGCCGACCTCGAGCCCGAGCCCTCGCCCCGGCTCGCCGCGCTCGACGGCCTCGCCCGTGTGATCCGCGTCGGTAGCTTTTCCAAGACGCTCTCGGCCTCGATCCGCTGCGGCTACGTCGCGGCGCGTCCCGACTGGATCGAGGCGCTGGTCGATCTCCAGGTGGCGACGAGCTTCGGCGGCCCGAGCCCGGTCGCCGCGGAGGTGATCGCCGGCACGCTCACGGATGGCAGCTACCGCAAGCATCTGGAGGCCCTGCGCCGCCGGCTGTCGCGGACGCGCCGGGAGGCTGCCGCCCGGCTGGAGCCGCTCGGCATCGCGCCCTGGATCGTGCCGCGGGGCGGCTTCACCCTGTGGTGCCGCCTGCCCGAGGGGCAGGACGCGGGCGCGCTCGCCCGCGCCGGCTTGGCCGAGGGTCTGGTGCTGGCGCCGGGCAACGTGTTCAGCGTCGCGCAGACGGCGGGCGGCTTCATGCGCTTCAACGTGGCGCAGATGACCGATCCGCGGGTCTACGAGGGGCTGGCACGGGCGATGGCGAAGGCAAGGGCTGATAAGGCAAGGGCTGATCCGGTTTCCGGCTGA
- a CDS encoding DMT family transporter, with protein sequence MPEHHTNNPSSKRWEGWGHGLLGVIIFSGSLPATRAAVSGFTPLFLTASRAVIAAGLGAALLALLRQRRPARGDLGPLAVVALGVVVGFPLLTALALRHITSARSIVFIGLLPLATALFGLLRADDRPKPAFWLFSGAGSLLVVGFALAHGDGGDLTGDGLMLGAIGLCGLGYAEGARLSRRLGGWQVISWALLLAVPAMAGLALATWPETWPEIWAGIGLRAWIGLGYVSVFSMLVGFVFWYRGLALGGIAGVGQLQLLQPFLGLALAGLLLGEPVEGTMVAVAAGVVLCVVGAKRFA encoded by the coding sequence ATGCCCGAACATCACACGAACAATCCAAGCAGCAAGCGATGGGAGGGGTGGGGCCACGGCCTTCTCGGCGTGATCATCTTCAGCGGGTCGCTGCCGGCGACGCGGGCGGCGGTGAGCGGCTTCACGCCGCTCTTCCTCACCGCCTCGCGGGCGGTGATCGCCGCCGGACTCGGCGCCGCGCTGCTCGCCCTGCTGCGGCAGCGGCGGCCGGCGCGGGGCGATCTCGGGCCGCTCGCGGTGGTGGCGCTCGGCGTGGTGGTCGGATTTCCCCTGCTGACGGCCCTGGCGCTGCGGCACATTACGTCGGCCCGCTCCATCGTCTTCATCGGCCTGCTGCCGCTGGCCACCGCCCTGTTCGGCCTGCTGCGCGCCGACGACCGTCCGAAGCCCGCCTTCTGGCTGTTCTCGGGCGCGGGCAGCCTGTTGGTCGTGGGCTTCGCCCTGGCGCATGGCGATGGCGGCGACCTCACCGGCGACGGGCTGATGCTCGGCGCGATCGGGTTGTGCGGCCTCGGCTATGCCGAGGGAGCCCGGCTCTCGCGCCGGCTCGGCGGCTGGCAGGTGATCTCCTGGGCGCTCCTGCTCGCCGTCCCCGCCATGGCGGGGCTGGCCCTCGCGACCTGGCCCGAGACTTGGCCTGAGATCTGGGCCGGGATCGGGCTGCGGGCCTGGATCGGGCTCGGCTACGTCTCGGTCTTCAGCATGCTGGTCGGCTTCGTGTTCTGGTATCGCGGGCTGGCGCTCGGCGGCATCGCCGGCGTCGGGCAATTGCAATTGCTCCAGCCCTTCCTCGGCCTCGCACTGGCCGGCCTCCTGTTGGGCGAGCCGGTCGAGGGCACGATGGTCGCGGTCGCCGCCGGGGTAGTGCTCTGCGTCGTCGGCGCCAAGCGCTTCGCCTGA
- a CDS encoding response regulator transcription factor, translated as MPVLAGEGALRLLLVDDHPLFREALASAIALAFPKAALHEADGIRAACEILGQNPAIDLTLLDLSMQGVTGFEGLTTIRARFPRVPILIVSGVTEPRVMQEALRHGAAGFVPKAVDKATLTRAISEVLGGALFMPPDLAAAPPPARGSDKAPIAERVARLTPQQMRVLGMIRQGKLNKQIAYELQVGDSTVKAHVSEILRKLEVISRTQIVIETAYLDFDQTAGF; from the coding sequence ATGCCCGTCCTTGCGGGGGAGGGCGCCCTACGCCTCCTCCTCGTCGATGACCATCCGCTCTTCCGCGAGGCGCTGGCGAGCGCCATCGCGCTGGCCTTTCCGAAAGCGGCCTTGCACGAGGCCGACGGCATCCGTGCGGCCTGCGAGATCTTAGGCCAGAACCCCGCCATCGACCTCACTCTGCTCGATCTCTCGATGCAGGGCGTGACCGGGTTCGAGGGCCTCACGACGATCCGCGCGCGCTTTCCCCGCGTGCCGATCCTGATCGTCTCGGGCGTCACCGAACCGCGGGTCATGCAGGAGGCCCTGCGCCACGGCGCGGCAGGCTTCGTGCCGAAGGCCGTCGACAAGGCGACCCTGACGCGGGCGATCTCCGAGGTGCTCGGCGGCGCCCTGTTCATGCCGCCCGACCTTGCCGCCGCGCCGCCCCCGGCACGGGGGAGCGACAAGGCGCCGATCGCCGAGCGGGTCGCCCGCCTGACCCCGCAGCAGATGCGGGTGCTCGGCATGATCCGCCAGGGCAAGCTCAACAAGCAGATCGCCTACGAGCTGCAGGTCGGCGATTCGACCGTGAAGGCGCATGTCTCCGAGATCCTGCGCAAGCTCGAAGTCATCAGCCGGACGCAGATCGTGATCGAGACCGCCTATCTCGACTTCGATCAGACGGCCGGCTTCTGA
- a CDS encoding GNAT family N-acetyltransferase, giving the protein MFLRRGRPDSLIDLPGLDTARLAIAPLGPEHAPALHRLTDDPAITGAVDFLPTPFTLADAEALIASGRHGRDRFLGAWSREEAAPLIGVVGAHLRGEGAVEIGYWIAGGARGRGFGTEAVLATLDCLRRCFPHRVVVAECRPGNVASWGLLHKVGFRETGADGHRPGRRQLILESA; this is encoded by the coding sequence ATGTTCCTCCGCCGCGGCCGCCCTGACAGCCTGATCGACCTGCCCGGCCTCGACACCGCGCGCCTGGCGATCGCGCCGCTCGGGCCGGAGCATGCGCCGGCGCTGCACCGGCTCACCGACGATCCGGCGATCACCGGCGCGGTCGACTTCCTCCCCACGCCCTTCACCCTGGCGGATGCCGAGGCGCTGATCGCGTCGGGCCGGCACGGGCGCGACCGCTTCCTGGGGGCCTGGAGCCGCGAGGAGGCCGCCCCGCTCATCGGGGTCGTGGGCGCGCATCTGCGGGGGGAGGGAGCGGTCGAGATCGGATACTGGATCGCGGGCGGCGCCCGCGGGCGCGGCTTCGGAACCGAGGCCGTCCTGGCGACCCTCGATTGCCTGCGCCGCTGCTTCCCGCACCGGGTCGTCGTGGCCGAGTGCCGCCCCGGCAATGTCGCCTCCTGGGGCCTGCTGCACAAAGTCGGTTTCCGCGAGACCGGGGCGGACGGGCACCGGCCGGGCCGTCGCCAACTTATCCTCGAAAGCGCGTGA
- a CDS encoding DUF983 domain-containing protein, translating to MTETRDETRYEPQAPLAVAARSACPRCGRGHLFKGFLNIAPRCDVCGLDFSFADPADGPAFFVMMTTAIPAVAFGLWLELTYDPPMWLHFVLTLPVVLITCTLPLRFFKGWLVASQYVHRAEEGRLARPAAASAPAANPDAPGPR from the coding sequence ATGACCGAGACCCGTGACGAGACCCGGTACGAGCCCCAGGCGCCGCTGGCCGTGGCGGCGCGCAGCGCCTGCCCGCGCTGCGGCCGGGGCCACCTGTTCAAGGGATTCCTGAACATCGCCCCGCGTTGCGACGTGTGCGGGCTCGACTTCTCCTTCGCCGATCCCGCCGACGGTCCGGCCTTCTTCGTGATGATGACGACGGCGATCCCGGCGGTCGCCTTCGGCCTGTGGCTGGAGCTGACCTACGACCCGCCGATGTGGCTCCACTTCGTCCTGACGCTGCCGGTGGTGCTGATCACCTGCACCCTCCCCTTGCGCTTCTTCAAGGGCTGGCTGGTGGCGAGCCAATACGTGCACCGGGCCGAGGAGGGACGGCTCGCGCGGCCGGCCGCGGCCTCCGCACCGGCCGCGAACCCCGACGCGCCCGGGCCGCGCTGA
- a CDS encoding L-lactate permease — MTPWNQVYDPFGNQWLSTFVASLPVIALLGMIASGKIKVHIAAVLALVVAFLVAVVAFGMPTDLAVRATILGMVTGMFPIGWIILNVIFLYRLTVEKGWFAILQQSVAGITEDRRIQLLLVAFAFGAFFEGAGGFGTPVAVTGAILIGLGFSPLAASGLSLIANTAPVAYGALGAPVQGLASVTGYDPYVLGAMIGRQLPFFSVIVPFWLIWVFAGFRGMMAIWPPIAVCGISFAAAQFLISNYINPWIVDIGASLVSMAALVAFLKVWRPAQVWTSPALRGHDPSIGYGEPRPASLGAGVPSDLPKVQLGGRTASSQEILMAWVPWIILSIIVAIWGTGWFKGIVNPIFSWKYEVPGLHNMIMKVPPVEAAPKAEAAIFNFTYMSYTGTGVLFAAIISGLIMRFSPVRLVTAYFETIWVLRYSLITIAAMLALGVLTRYAGVDATLGLAFAGTGILYPFFGTLLGWLGVALTGSDTASNVLFGGLQRITSEQLGLSGILMASANSSGGVMGKMIDAQSIVVASTATGYFGQESKILRFVFWHSIVLACLVGGLVMLQAYVYPFTEMVIHPPAGLAPAAH, encoded by the coding sequence GTGACACCCTGGAATCAGGTCTACGATCCATTCGGTAATCAGTGGCTCTCGACTTTCGTCGCGTCGCTGCCGGTCATCGCTCTGCTCGGCATGATCGCCAGCGGCAAGATCAAGGTGCACATCGCCGCCGTTCTTGCCCTTGTCGTTGCCTTCCTCGTCGCCGTGGTCGCCTTCGGCATGCCGACGGACCTCGCCGTGCGCGCCACGATCCTCGGCATGGTCACGGGCATGTTCCCGATCGGCTGGATCATCCTCAACGTGATCTTTCTCTACCGCCTGACGGTGGAGAAGGGCTGGTTCGCCATCCTCCAGCAATCGGTGGCCGGCATCACCGAGGACCGGCGCATCCAGCTCCTTCTGGTGGCCTTCGCCTTCGGCGCCTTCTTCGAGGGCGCGGGCGGCTTCGGCACCCCGGTCGCCGTCACCGGCGCCATCCTGATCGGTCTCGGCTTCTCGCCTCTGGCCGCCTCGGGCCTGTCGCTGATCGCCAACACCGCCCCCGTGGCCTACGGCGCGCTCGGCGCTCCGGTGCAGGGCCTGGCCTCGGTGACGGGCTACGACCCCTACGTGCTCGGCGCGATGATCGGCCGCCAGCTGCCGTTCTTCTCGGTGATCGTGCCGTTCTGGCTGATCTGGGTGTTCGCAGGCTTCCGCGGCATGATGGCGATCTGGCCGCCGATCGCGGTCTGCGGCATCTCGTTTGCCGCGGCGCAGTTCCTGATCTCGAACTACATCAACCCCTGGATCGTCGATATCGGCGCTTCGCTGGTCTCGATGGCGGCGCTGGTCGCCTTCCTCAAGGTCTGGCGTCCGGCCCAGGTCTGGACCTCTCCGGCCCTGCGCGGCCACGACCCGTCGATCGGCTACGGCGAGCCCCGGCCCGCCTCGCTCGGCGCGGGCGTGCCCAGCGACCTGCCGAAGGTCCAGCTCGGCGGCCGCACCGCCTCCTCGCAGGAGATCCTCATGGCCTGGGTGCCGTGGATCATCCTCTCGATCATCGTCGCGATCTGGGGCACCGGCTGGTTCAAGGGCATCGTCAACCCGATCTTCTCGTGGAAATACGAGGTGCCGGGCCTGCACAACATGATCATGAAGGTGCCGCCGGTGGAGGCCGCGCCGAAGGCCGAGGCCGCGATCTTCAACTTCACCTACATGTCCTACACCGGCACGGGCGTGCTGTTCGCCGCGATCATCTCCGGCCTGATCATGCGCTTCTCGCCGGTGCGTCTCGTCACCGCTTATTTCGAGACGATCTGGGTCTTGCGCTACTCGCTCATCACCATCGCGGCGATGCTCGCGCTCGGCGTGCTCACCCGCTACGCCGGCGTCGACGCCACGCTGGGTCTGGCCTTCGCCGGCACGGGCATCCTCTACCCGTTCTTCGGCACCCTTCTCGGCTGGCTCGGCGTCGCGCTGACGGGCTCGGACACCGCCTCCAACGTGCTGTTCGGCGGCCTGCAGCGGATCACCTCCGAGCAGCTCGGCCTGTCGGGCATCCTGATGGCCTCGGCGAACTCGTCCGGCGGCGTGATGGGCAAGATGATCGACGCCCAGTCGATCGTCGTGGCCTCGACGGCGACGGGCTATTTCGGCCAGGAGAGCAAGATCCTGCGCTTCGTGTTCTGGCACTCGATCGTGCTGGCCTGCCTCGTCGGCGGCCTCGTGATGCTCCAGGCCTACGTCTACCCGTTCACCGAGATGGTGATCCACCCACCGGCCGGCCTCGCGCCCGCCGCGCACTGA